The Polyangiaceae bacterium genome includes a region encoding these proteins:
- a CDS encoding type II secretion system protein produces the protein MSSRSYPHRAGQRGVTLVELVLSATVLAVIVGALALFVAPRANVREVDSTVRDAQRIRDAALEWRRDNPSGCPTISQLEHEGALARDATVDDPWGGRFRIECDDSDMKAVSAGPDGKLGTHDDVLVPRPRS, from the coding sequence ATGAGCTCCCGAAGTTATCCCCATCGAGCCGGCCAGCGCGGCGTCACCCTGGTCGAGCTCGTCCTCAGTGCCACGGTACTGGCGGTCATCGTCGGAGCCTTGGCCCTTTTCGTTGCTCCCCGAGCCAACGTTCGCGAGGTCGACTCCACCGTGCGCGACGCACAGCGCATTCGTGACGCCGCCTTGGAGTGGCGTCGCGACAATCCGAGCGGCTGCCCCACGATCAGTCAGCTCGAGCACGAGGGCGCCCTGGCGCGGGACGCGACGGTGGACGATCCTTGGGGCGGACGGTTCCGTATCGAGTGTGACGACTCCGACATGAAGGCCGTCAGCGCCGGACCCGACGGCAAGCTCGGAACCCACGACGACGTGCTCGTCCCGCGCCCGCGATCCTGA